The following DNA comes from Vicinamibacterales bacterium.
ACGCGACCGGGCACGAGACGGCCGCGCGCGTCTACCAGACCGCATCGGACGGCAAGCCGTACACGCCCTCCGACTCCTACGAGCGCTTCGGCCCGCTGAACCGTCACCTGTTCCACACGCCCGGCCACTACGTCGCCCGGGTGCCGGTGGGCCGCTTCACGATCGAGGCCACGAAGGGATTCGAGTACGAGCTGGCGACGACGACCATCGACGTGACGCCGGGCTCGACGACCGACGTCGTCGTCCGGATGAAGCGCATGGTGGACTTCGCCGCGCGCGGGTGGCGCTCGGGCAGCAACCACGTGCACATGAACTACGCCGGCAACCTGCACAACACGCCCGAGAACATGCTGATGATGGCCCGCGCCGAGGACATGGGCATGACCAGCCTGCAGATCGCCAACAAGGACAACCGCGTCCTGGACGTGCAGCACTACACGCCGGGCCAGAAGCTCCACCCGCTGTCGAAGGGCGACTACGTGATGCACGTGGGCCAGGAGTACCGGCCGCCGTTCTACGGCCACATCTCGCTCTTCAACCTCACCGAGCACCTCATCTCGCCGTTCGTGACCGGCTACGAGGGCACGGGCATCGGCAGCCTGTATCCGTCGAACACGGACATCTTCCGCTACGCGAAGGAACAGGGCGGCATCGGCGCCTACGTCCACCCGTTCGCCGGCAACGCGGACCCGCTCGACGGAAGCCTGGGCACGGCCAAGGGCTTCCCGGTGGACGTGGCGCTCGGCGCCGTCAGCTACCACGAGCTCTGGTCGCAGAGCGCGGGCGACGCGGTGCTGACCGTCTGGTATCACGCGCTCAACAACGGCTTCCGTATCCCCGTGACGGGCGGCGAGGACTCGATCTCGAGCCTGCACCGGGTGGAGCTCGTGGGCACCTCCCGCGGGTACTTCCTCATCGGCGATCAGCCCCTGAACTGGGACACCTGGATGAAGGCGCTGCTCGCCGGGAAGGGGTTCGTCACCAACGGCCCGCTGCTCGAGTTCACGGCCAACGCCGCCAACATGGGCGAGGAGATCGCCCTGCCGGCGGCGGGCGGGCGGATCACGTTCCGCGGCGCCCTGCACTCGATCGTCGGCCTCGACCGGTTCGAGCTCGTGTCGAACGGCAAGGTGATCCACACGATTCCGCTCACGGGGGACAAGCGGTCGGCGGCCTTCGAACTGCCTGTGGACGTGAAGGAGAGCGGCTGGTACTCGCTGCGCGCCATCGGCGCGCCGGCGACGTTCCCGGTGGAGAACACGCGGCCGCAGGCCGTCACCAACCCCATCTACGTGACGGTCGGATCGCAGCCCATCAGGAGCCAGGCGTCGGCCAGCTACTTCGTCCGCTGGATCGACAAGCTCACCGAGATGGCGTCGGCGGATCCGGGCTGGCGGAGCGACCAGGAGAAGGCGCACGTCCTCGGCCAGTTCAAGGAGGCACGCGACATCTACCTGGCGCGGGGCAAGGAAGCGGCCGCGGCCGGACGGCCGTAGCGGAGGAGGACGCGGTGGCGCAATTCCGGTTCTGCCCGGTGTGCGCGGCGCCGCTCGAGCCGCGCGTGCTGAAGACGGGCGAGCCGATGCGCCTCGTCTGCACGGGCGCCACCTGCGGGTTCGTCTTCTATCTCGATCCGAAGCTCGCCGTCGGCACGATCATCCGGATGCCCGACGGGCGCCTCGTCCTCACCAGGCGGGCGATTGATCCCGGCTACGGCCGCTGGGTGTTCCCCGGCGGCTACGTCGACCGCGGCGAGGAGGTGCGATCGGCCGCCCTGCGGGAGGCGCGCGAGGAGGCCGGCATCGACGTGGAGATCGACGGGCTCGTCGGCATCTACTCCTATCCCGGCACGACGGCCGTGATCATCGTGTACAGCGCGGTGTGGACGGCGGGGACGCTGGACATCGACGACGAGAGCTCCGAGATCCGCGCGTTCGACCCGGACGGACTGCCGTGGAACGACCTGGCGTTCCCGAGCACGCGCGACTCCCTGCGCGACTACCTGGCTCGCGCACCGGGCACGGCGGACCTCACCGGGGCCTGACGGCGAACGGCCCGACCTCGGGCTTGCCCTGCGTGTTGGCCAACGCGCCGAGTTCGGCGGCCGCGCCCCGGGCGATCGCGGCCGTCTCGCTCCCGGCCTGGAAGCACGTGAAGTCTGGGCGGTCCCGCCACGCGAACGGCCCGCACAGGCGGACGCCGGCGGCCAGCGCCGCGTCGTGCACGATGTTGATCGCGCGCTCGTAGTCCGGCTGGCCCTGGCGGTAGCCCGTGAAGTTGCCGAGATCGCCGCTGGCGGCGAATACGGCCGACACACCCTTGGTCTTCGCGATGGCCTCGGCGTTCTTCAGCCCCTCGAGCGTCTCGATCATCAGGATCAGCACGAGGTTGTCGTTGATCGTGGCGCGATACCCGCCAGGCACGCCGCCCCACATCGCGGCATCGAACGCCTGGCCGCCGCCGTTGCTCCGGCGGCCGAGCGGCGGGAAGTAGGCCCAGTTCACGACCTCCTGGGCCTCCTCCGGCGTGTCCACCGTGGGCACGACCAGCACGAGGGCGCCCGCGTCGAGCGCGTGCTGGATCTCACGCTCGTCGGTGTAGGCGATGCGGACGCCCGGCACGGCCTTGGCCTGCGGGCACGTGCGCCACATCCGGGCCGCGTCGTCCCAGTCGCGCTGCCCGTGCTGCATCTCGGTCCAGATGAAGTCGTAGCCGGCGTTGGCCATCGCGCAGTACGTGCTCGGGTCGGTCGCCCCGAACAGCGTGCCGCCCGTGACCTTCCCGCCGGCCTGCATCTTCACCTTCACGGGGTTCCAGATCTTGGCGCCGGCGGGCGGCGCGAACGCGCTGCCGTACTTCCAGGTGGCGGGGTCGAAGCGTCCCGAGTTGGCCGCGCCTGCCGGCGCGGTGTCCCTCGCGCGGCTGTCCGCGCCCGCCGGCGCGGCAAGCGGGAACTCCGAGGCGCCCGGCGCGGCGTTGTTGGCGTAGGGATCGGCCGACGGGGCCGGTGCGGCGGGACGCGGCGTCGGCGGCGGGGGCTGCTGTTGGGCGCGGCCCGTGACGAGGCCGATGGCCCCGAGCCCGAGCGCGCCGCACACGACGATGACCGAGACGAGGTGCTTCATGACCGCCTCCCTGATGTGGAGGCGATGCTAGTGTCCACGCCCCGCCGAATCAATAGCGCGGACGCGCGCCGGCGCCGGCGATCCGGATCCCCGGCCCGACGTCGTCCAGGCGGGCGAAGCCTTCTTCGGCGCCGGGGACGATCTGCACCACGCGCACGCCGTCCGCCTCGGCCAGGATCTGGCCGCGGAGGCCCTCACGAGCGAGCTGGCGCGGGAGGACCGCGCGCGTGGGGCCGAATCCCGGCACGTCCCTCAGGACGTCCACGACGACCAGGCGGCGGTCCGTCCGGCGCGCGTGCTCGAAGAGCGGTGTCAGGGAGGATTCGGCAGGGACCCCCGTGTAGGTGCCCGTCGGCTCGCCGCCGCGCATCACCACGAAACGCTCCCTGAAGAAGTCGTCGAGCACGAGCCAGGCGTCGAGACGGCCCGCCACCAGCACGCCACCCAGTTCGTCGTCCGACGCGACGAGGTCGCCGGGCCCGATGACGCCGGCCACGGCGGCCGGGTCGAACGTCGGCCGGGCCGCTGCCGCGCGCGCCTCGCCTCCGACTGGCCCGCGCCACGACTCCACGATGATCGCGGCGCACGCCAGCGCGCCGGCGGCGGCGACGGCCGCCAGGCGCCCGGGCCAGGCGCGGGCAATCGCGCCGAGATCGACGGCAATCGCCATGGACATGAACACCACGGGGAAGAGCAGGTACCGGACGGTGATGCCGGACTCGATCACGCCGAACCAGAGCACCCAACCGAGCCAGAGAGCGTGCAGGGCGCGTTCGCGCGACGTCCAGTCGCCGCCGAGTCCGCGGGCGCGGCACACGAGCGCAGCGATCGCGGCGGAGGCGAGCCAGGGCGACCGCGTCGCCAGGTGCGTGAACATGTCCAGCGGGTAGACGAACGCCGAGGCGGCCAGCCGCGCGAGCGCCGCGCCCGGCGGGAATCCGGCGCCCGCGAGCACGATCGTCCAGAACGCGAGCGACGCCGCCAGCACGGCGAGCGCCGTCGCCGCCACGATCCGGCCCACGCGGGGCGGCGCCAGGACGAGGACGGCCAGCGCGGCGATCGGGCCCAGTCCGAGCTGGCCGAGTCCGGCCGCCGTGCCCGCCACGAGCATCGCGGCGGCCGACCACCGATCGCCGCGCCATCGAAGAAGGCTCAATCCGGCCACGGTGGCGATGCCGGCCGCCGCCGCGGCGGGCATCAGGCGCGGAAGGTCGAGCGGCGGGCGCT
Coding sequences within:
- a CDS encoding CehA/McbA family metallohydrolase encodes the protein MKAFVRQLGLAVALVAAIVVSDARAQVYPNAKTGGNYMYNYYFAPAASSTPWWPSWSPDGKRIVFAMDGSIWTVDVGGTVARELVYSPTEYLSMPEYSPDGKWLAYTADDDGKSINLRLLNVATGTSVALTTGPYVNHEPAWSPDGRRLAYVSTAPNGYFNVFVMDVVDGKPGKSVQITTDHSFGRDRLYFGDVDVHLSPSWSPDGRELLLVSNRDIPLGSGGIWRVPVEPNVMATPRARLIHKEETLYRTRPQWSPDGKRMIYASHLGGQYTELFVLPTVGGEPYKMTFGEHDHFLPRWSPDGEWVAYISNEEGLPQLKLMKSWGGGQQIVRISERRYSRPMGTVSVRVVDDATGHETAARVYQTASDGKPYTPSDSYERFGPLNRHLFHTPGHYVARVPVGRFTIEATKGFEYELATTTIDVTPGSTTDVVVRMKRMVDFAARGWRSGSNHVHMNYAGNLHNTPENMLMMARAEDMGMTSLQIANKDNRVLDVQHYTPGQKLHPLSKGDYVMHVGQEYRPPFYGHISLFNLTEHLISPFVTGYEGTGIGSLYPSNTDIFRYAKEQGGIGAYVHPFAGNADPLDGSLGTAKGFPVDVALGAVSYHELWSQSAGDAVLTVWYHALNNGFRIPVTGGEDSISSLHRVELVGTSRGYFLIGDQPLNWDTWMKALLAGKGFVTNGPLLEFTANAANMGEEIALPAAGGRITFRGALHSIVGLDRFELVSNGKVIHTIPLTGDKRSAAFELPVDVKESGWYSLRAIGAPATFPVENTRPQAVTNPIYVTVGSQPIRSQASASYFVRWIDKLTEMASADPGWRSDQEKAHVLGQFKEARDIYLARGKEAAAAGRP
- a CDS encoding NUDIX hydrolase, coding for MAQFRFCPVCAAPLEPRVLKTGEPMRLVCTGATCGFVFYLDPKLAVGTIIRMPDGRLVLTRRAIDPGYGRWVFPGGYVDRGEEVRSAALREAREEAGIDVEIDGLVGIYSYPGTTAVIIVYSAVWTAGTLDIDDESSEIRAFDPDGLPWNDLAFPSTRDSLRDYLARAPGTADLTGA
- a CDS encoding aldolase/citrate lyase family protein, whose translation is MKHLVSVIVVCGALGLGAIGLVTGRAQQQPPPPTPRPAAPAPSADPYANNAAPGASEFPLAAPAGADSRARDTAPAGAANSGRFDPATWKYGSAFAPPAGAKIWNPVKVKMQAGGKVTGGTLFGATDPSTYCAMANAGYDFIWTEMQHGQRDWDDAARMWRTCPQAKAVPGVRIAYTDEREIQHALDAGALVLVVPTVDTPEEAQEVVNWAYFPPLGRRSNGGGQAFDAAMWGGVPGGYRATINDNLVLILMIETLEGLKNAEAIAKTKGVSAVFAASGDLGNFTGYRQGQPDYERAINIVHDAALAAGVRLCGPFAWRDRPDFTCFQAGSETAAIARGAAAELGALANTQGKPEVGPFAVRPR
- a CDS encoding glycosyltransferase family 39 protein codes for the protein MVDARARGTGQAGGRWGLAIAALGLVAAVVIVPDLGRAGYSPDEEFTTFAVQGIARDGMPLLPSGLLYDRGIGYSYAAWLATLAMGEGLAGPRAVSAIAAALALALIFRELRPFAGAPAAAVAALLAGGSLPFWVSATTARFYAPFLLAHVAFLAIVAARVTSWSGLACVAFAAACARWTHELAFLLAAVPVIAALLDRPVHRRAWLLATAAALAGLAVGQAAIFAVHALAPPSNGDVMVRRFFLWQVLNLFERPPLDLPRLMPAAAAAGIATVAGLSLLRWRGDRWSAAAMLVAGTAAGLGQLGLGPIAALAVLVLAPPRVGRIVAATALAVLAASLAFWTIVLAGAGFPPGAALARLAASAFVYPLDMFTHLATRSPWLASAAIAALVCRARGLGGDWTSRERALHALWLGWVLWFGVIESGITVRYLLFPVVFMSMAIAVDLGAIARAWPGRLAAVAAAGALACAAIIVESWRGPVGGEARAAAARPTFDPAAVAGVIGPGDLVASDDELGGVLVAGRLDAWLVLDDFFRERFVVMRGGEPTGTYTGVPAESSLTPLFEHARRTDRRLVVVDVLRDVPGFGPTRAVLPRQLAREGLRGQILAEADGVRVVQIVPGAEEGFARLDDVGPGIRIAGAGARPRY